One Microcebus murinus isolate Inina chromosome 9, M.murinus_Inina_mat1.0, whole genome shotgun sequence DNA window includes the following coding sequences:
- the LOC142872897 gene encoding LOW QUALITY PROTEIN: uncharacterized protein LOC142872897 (The sequence of the model RefSeq protein was modified relative to this genomic sequence to represent the inferred CDS: inserted 1 base in 1 codon; substituted 1 base at 1 genomic stop codon), whose protein sequence is MPANWTPPQISPALAPEDYGSSYEGSVSFRDVAIDFSREEWQHLDPSQRNLYQDVMLETYSHLLSVGYQVPKAEVVMLEQGKEPWALQGKSLHQRCPGEKLLDHNQCGKILSYKQTSFQHQKIYTGEKSYKYDKFQKIFTQKLQFKVLLKGHIGEKLYVCTECGKAFVQKSELITHQKTHTREKPYKGNECGKSLLQASSLFRHQRIHTRENLYECSESGRGFPYNSDLNIHEKIHTGERHPEYRDCGKASTLKINEEIDTSEGSYVCIECGQVFIQKTELITHQRIHIAEKPREYSPCGQPFISKSKLEAHQRSHTRVNTYVSTEYGKLFNNSSNLITHEKVKIREKSFICTECGKAFTYRSELIIHQRIHTGEKPYECSDCGKAFTQKSTLTVHQRIHTGEKSYVCMKCGLAFIRKAHLVAHQIIHTGEKLYECGHCGKFFTSKSQLHVHKXIHTGXKPYMCNKCGKAFTSRSNLITHQKIHTGEKAYIGSKCGKAFTQRSDLITHQRIHTGEKPYECSTCGKAFTQKSHLNIHQKIHTGERQYECHECGKAFNQKSILTVHQKIHTGEKPYVCTECGRAFIRKSNFITHQRIHTGEKPYECSDCGKSFTSKSQLLVHQPIHTGEKPYVCAECGKAFSSRSNLHKHQKTHTGEKPYVCSECGKTFRQKSELITHHRIHTGEKPYECSDCGKSFTKKSQLQVHQRIHTGEKPYVCAECGKAFSNRSNLNKHQTTHTGDKPYKCAVCGKGFFQKSVLNMHQSIHT, encoded by the exons ATGCCAGCTAATTGGACCCCACCCCAAATATCCCCAGCTCTAGCTCCAGAGGATTATGGCAGCTCATACGAGGGATCAGTGTCCTTCAGGGATGTGGCTATAGATTTCAGCAGAGAGGAATGGCAGCACCTAGACCCCTCTCAGAGAAACCTTTACCAGGATGTGATGCTGGAGACCTACAGCCACCTGCTCTCAGTGGGGTACCAAGTTCCCAAAGCAGAGGTGGTCATGTTGGAGCAAGGAAAGGAGCCATGGGCATTGCAGGGCAAGAGTCTACATCAGAGATGTCCAGGAGAAAAATTACTGGACCATAATCAATGTGGAAAAATCCTAAGTTATAAACAAACATCCTTTCaacatcagaaaatatatactgGAGAGAAGTCCTACAAATATGACAAATTTCAAAAGATCTTCACCCAAAAGTTACAATTCAAGGTACTTCTGAAAGGTCATATAGGAGAAAAACTGTATGTATGTACTGAATGTGGCAAGGCTTTTGTGCAGAAGTCAGAGTTAATTACACATCAGAAAACCCATACAAGAGAGAAGCCCTATAAAGGCAATGAATGCGGAAAATCCCTTCTCCAAGCATCTTCTCTCTTTAggcatcagagaattcataccaGAGAAAATCTCTATGAATGCAGTGAATCTGGGAGAGGTTTCCCTTATAACTCAGATCTCAATATACAtgagaaaattcatactggagagagacACCCTGAATACAGAGATTGTGGCAAAGCCTCCACCCTCaagataaatgaggaaattgataCAAGTGAGGGATCCTATGTATGTATTGAATGTGGACAGGTCTTCATTCAGAAGACAGAATTGATTACACATCAAAGAATTCATATTGCAGAAAAACCACGTGAATACAGTCCCTGTGGGCAACCCTTCATTTCCAAGTCTAAACTTGAGGCACATCAACGAAGTCACACAAGAGTGAATACCTATGTAAGTACCGAATATGGGAAGCTCTTCAATAATAGTTCCAACCTCATTACACATGAGAAagttaaaattagagaaaaatctttCATATGTACTGAATGTGGAAAGGCTTTTACATACAGGTCAGAGTTGATtatacatcagagaattcacactggagagaaaccttatgaatgcagTGATTGTGGAAAAGCCTTCACTCAGAAGTCAACACTCACAGtgcatcagagaattcatacaggagaaaaatcatatgtaTGCATGAAATGTGGGCTAGCTTTTATCCGGAAGGCACACTTGGTTGCACAtcaaataattcatactggagagaaactttATGAATGTGGTCACTGTGGGAAATTCTTTACTTCCAAGTCACAACTCCATGTGCATAAATgaattcacacag gaaaaCCCTATATGTGCAATAAATGTGGGAAGGCATTCACCAGCAGGTCAAATCTAATTACACATCAGaaaattcacacaggagagaaagccTATATAGGCTCTAAATGTGGAAAGGCCTTCACTCAGAGGTCAGACTTGATTACACATcagagaatccatactggagagaaaccttatgaatgcagTACTTGTGGAAAAGCCTTCACCCAGAAATCACATCTCAATATACAccagaaaattcatactggagagagacAATATGAATGCcatgaatgtgggaaagctttcaaCCAGAAATCAATACTCACTGTGCATCAGAAGATTCACACGGGAGAGAAACCTTATGTATGCACTGAGTGTGGAAGAGCCTTCATCCGGAAGTCAAACTTTATTACTcaccagagaattcacactggagagaaaccttatgaatgcagTGATTGTGGGAAATCCTTCACGTCCAAGTCTCAGCTCCTGGTGCATCAGccaattcacacaggagagaaaccctatgtgTGTGCtgagtgtgggaaagcctttagtaGCAGGTCAAATCTCCATAAACACCAGAAAACTCATACAGGAGAAAAGCCCTACGTGTGCTCTGAATGTGGGAAGACCTTTAGACAGAAGTCAGAGTTGATTACACATCACAGAATTCACACTggggagaaaccttatgaatgcagTGACTGTGGGAAATCTTTCACTAAGAAATCACAGCTCCAAGTGCATCAgcgaattcacacaggagagaagcctTATGTGTGTGCTgagtgtgggaaggcctttagCAATAGGTCaaatttgaataaacatcagacaACACACACAGGAGACAAACCCTACAAGTGTGCAGTCTGTGGGAAAGGCTTCTTTCAGAAATCAGTGCTCAACATGCATCAGAGTATTCACACTTGA